The following are encoded together in the Phaseolus vulgaris cultivar G19833 chromosome 9, P. vulgaris v2.0, whole genome shotgun sequence genome:
- the LOC137820223 gene encoding protein EXPRESSION OF TERPENOIDS 1-like — protein MAGFFPLGGTRRGGPQNKEEGEVGKGDSNNNNNGNNLLLFRNEEIYNKGFEIWPESYQPQAAPQNLSNYFAFGVGPSRRNCSEEVSLCVSDESTRFGLTVMRSGGAGSSGINCQDCGNQAKKDCTHLRCRTCCKTRGFPCQTHVKSTWVPAAKRRERQQQLSALQNPQQFRGENIPKRHHRDTQLVSAPQPIAGLQLGQFPPEVSTSAVFRCVRVSAVDASDEQCAYQTSVSIGGHVFKGILYDQGPESSYTSAATEGSSGGDPRQLGLITGAATATTTSGNHPFDPSLYPAPLNAFMSGTQFFHPPRS, from the exons ATGGCCGGGTTCTTCCCTCTAGGTGGAACTAGAAGGGGAGGCCCACAGAACAAGGAAGAGGGAGAGGTGGGAAAAGGAGATAGCAATAACAACAACAACGGGAATAACCTGTTGTTGTTCAGGAACGAGGAGATCTACAACAAGGGGTTCGAAATATGGCCAGAATCGTATCAGCCTCAAGCTGCACCCCAGAACTTGAGCAACTACTTTGCATTTGGAGTGGGTCCTAGTCGCAGGAACTGCTCGGAGGAGGTTTCACTGTGTGTGTCTGATGAGTCTACGAGATTTGGATTAACTGTCATGAGGTCCGGAGGTGCAGGAAGCAGCGGCATTAACTGTCAGGACTGTGGTAACCAAGCCAAGAAAGATTGTACACATCTCAGATGCAGGACCTGCTGTAAGACCCGAGGGTTTCCGTGTCAAACCCACGTTAAGAGCACTTGGGTTCCCGCAGCCAAACGCCGCGAACGACAACAACAACTCTCTGCGTTGCAGAACCCACAACAATTCCGCGGAGAGAATATTCCCAAACGACATCACAGAGACACTCAACTCGTCTCCGCTCCACAACCCATCGCAG GGTTACAGCTGGGCCAGTTCCCACCTGAAGTGAGCACTTCGGCGGTGTTTCGGTGTGTGAGAGTCAGCGCAGTGGACGCTTCAGATGAACAGTGCGCGTATCAGACCTCTGTCAGCATCGGAGGGCATGTTTTCAAGGGAATTCTCTACGATCAAGGCCCTGAAAGTTCTTACACCAGTGCAGCTACTGAGGGTTCCTCCGGTGGTGATCCCCGACAGCTGGGCTTAATAACCGGCGCAGCCACAGCCACAACAACCAGTGGAAACCACCCATTTGACCCTTCACTCTACCCCGCTCCGCTGAATGCTTTCATGTCTGGTACACAATTCTTCCACCCCCCAAGGTCCTAA